A region from the Deltaproteobacteria bacterium genome encodes:
- a CDS encoding HAD family hydrolase produces MKTAAVFLDRDGTINEETGYLRSLEDLRIFPESFEAVRLINRMGVLALVVTNQSGVARGFFDEAFVAAVHEELRNQMGHHGAVIDGFYYCPHHPTEGTGKYRITCDCRKPKPGMILQAARDFDIDLKRSYLIGDTLRDMETAENAGVTGVLVDTGYGKEISPADFSGDRFPTVLEAVRWIEEACR; encoded by the coding sequence ATGAAAACAGCCGCCGTATTTCTCGACAGGGACGGAACGATCAATGAAGAGACGGGATATCTGCGAAGCCTTGAGGACCTGCGGATATTTCCCGAATCCTTTGAGGCGGTCCGGCTGATAAACCGCATGGGCGTGCTGGCCCTGGTGGTCACGAACCAGTCCGGCGTCGCCAGGGGATTCTTTGATGAAGCCTTCGTCGCGGCGGTCCATGAAGAGCTTCGAAATCAGATGGGGCATCACGGGGCTGTCATCGACGGTTTCTATTACTGCCCCCATCACCCCACCGAAGGAACCGGGAAATACCGTATTACCTGCGACTGCCGGAAACCGAAGCCGGGCATGATACTGCAGGCGGCGCGGGATTTTGATATCGACCTGAAGCGATCATACCTGATCGGGGACACGCTGCGGGACATGGAAACGGCTGAAAATGCCGGGGTAACCGGAGTCCTTGTCGACACGGGATACGGGAAAGAGATATCTCCGGCTGACTTTTCGGGTGATCGTTTCCCCACCGTCCTGGAAGCCGTGCGGTGGATCGAGGAGGCTTGCCGATGA
- a CDS encoding isoprenylcysteine carboxylmethyltransferase family protein, whose translation MPVTPVQRMRRTVSWVAALAVLTVILFTKHDHGPYLAGILKTAGFALVFLCVLGRIWCAVYIGGTKDRELCTDGPYSLCRNPLYLFSFFGVAGLMSVSQNLYLLILSIPLFWLYYHFVITSEEKGLEKRFGKEFITYRSRTNRIIPSFRNYWSRERVEVSTKVMVRAISDAGVFLWILIFLELLEYVDITKCLSA comes from the coding sequence ATGCCAGTAACACCGGTTCAACGAATGAGAAGGACCGTCAGCTGGGTCGCGGCACTTGCCGTCCTGACGGTCATCCTGTTCACGAAACACGACCACGGGCCATACCTTGCCGGAATACTCAAAACAGCGGGGTTCGCGCTGGTGTTTCTCTGCGTCCTGGGACGGATATGGTGCGCCGTCTACATCGGCGGCACCAAGGACAGGGAACTCTGCACGGACGGGCCCTACTCGCTGTGCCGGAACCCGCTCTATCTCTTCTCCTTTTTCGGCGTCGCGGGACTCATGAGCGTGTCGCAGAACCTGTATCTGCTCATTCTCTCCATCCCTCTTTTCTGGCTTTACTATCATTTTGTGATCACCTCGGAAGAAAAGGGGCTTGAAAAGCGATTCGGGAAGGAATTCATCACATACCGTTCCCGAACGAACCGTATCATCCCGAGTTTCAGAAATTATTGGTCCCGGGAACGCGTCGAGGTTTCCACAAAGGTCATGGTCAGGGCCATCAGCGACGCCGGCGTGTTCCTCTGGATACTGATCTTCCTGGAACTGTTGGAATATGTTGATATTACTAAGTGCCTGAGTGCCTGA
- a CDS encoding SapC family protein, giving the protein MEQQQGIYKNPIFLNSVTHRSVKVAPVDSYAFAGKLNSVVIVGQEFLEAAKFYPVVFTKGQNEEIIPVALLGLRNNENLFVDAEGKWRDGAYIPAFFRRYPFILASNVGQDGSFAVCIDSSYEGFGKKKKDGITLFDEEGNQTDQFKKIIEFLRNYQAQFENTKELVKTLKEYELFRDVSANITMPAGEKRGFAGLLMVNEQKMLQLEDDKILNLVRTGYLAWVYAHLYSLSNFRTLMSIASRAGTAKG; this is encoded by the coding sequence ATGGAGCAGCAGCAAGGTATCTACAAGAATCCCATCTTTTTGAACTCGGTAACGCACCGGTCTGTGAAAGTGGCGCCCGTTGACAGTTATGCCTTTGCAGGCAAACTGAATTCCGTTGTGATCGTGGGGCAGGAATTTCTCGAGGCAGCGAAGTTTTACCCCGTCGTATTTACAAAAGGCCAGAACGAGGAGATCATTCCGGTGGCGCTGCTGGGCCTGCGGAACAATGAGAATCTCTTTGTCGATGCCGAGGGAAAGTGGCGCGATGGTGCCTATATCCCCGCATTCTTCCGGCGGTATCCCTTCATTCTCGCCAGCAATGTGGGACAGGACGGATCCTTTGCGGTCTGTATCGATTCCAGTTACGAGGGTTTCGGCAAGAAAAAGAAAGACGGTATCACGCTCTTCGACGAAGAGGGAAACCAGACCGATCAGTTCAAGAAGATCATTGAATTCCTGAGAAATTACCAGGCTCAGTTCGAGAACACGAAAGAACTCGTAAAAACCCTGAAGGAATACGAGCTCTTCAGAGATGTCTCAGCGAACATCACCATGCCCGCTGGTGAAAAACGGGGGTTTGCGGGTCTGCTGATGGTGAATGAACAGAAGATGCTGCAGCTTGAAGATGATAAGATCCTGAATCTGGTGAGGACGGGATACCTGGCGTGGGTTTACGCGCACCTGTACTCGCTGTCGAATTTCCGGACGCTCATGTCCATCGCGTCACGCGCGGGAACCGCAAAAGGATAA
- the waaF gene encoding lipopolysaccharide heptosyltransferase II, with product MLHVRNAKTFPLGGSPNILIRGTNWIGDVIMTLPAVATIRKNLPEARISVLAKPWVAEIYRLSPHIDGIIPFESPGRHEGISGIWRLALDLRKENFDGVILLQNAIEAAIIATLAGIPLRAGYNTDGRGFLLTHSVKRTGEIRRVHQIDYYLEMLRALGFHPAGREVILSLGEEYDDRARDILSAHHISPDTPCIGAAPGAAYGPAKMWFPDRFAQAAQRLAAEQGAAILIFGSDGDRERAEMVEKEVRRGTVINLAGKTNLKEAVALIARCMLFLSNDSGLMHLAGALGIPLVAVFGSTNPVTTSPVGKHSVVIYKNADCSPCLKKTCPTDFRCMDMVTVEDVYRAARRLLEEADRGKTRSGAEGENICQ from the coding sequence CCCAACATCCTGATACGGGGGACCAACTGGATCGGTGACGTCATCATGACGCTTCCCGCCGTCGCCACTATCAGAAAGAACCTTCCCGAAGCGCGCATATCGGTCCTGGCCAAACCCTGGGTAGCTGAGATCTACCGTCTTTCGCCCCACATCGACGGCATTATCCCCTTTGAAAGCCCCGGCAGGCATGAAGGGATCAGCGGGATATGGCGCCTCGCATTGGACCTCAGGAAGGAGAACTTCGACGGGGTGATCCTCCTGCAGAACGCCATCGAGGCGGCCATCATTGCGACGCTGGCGGGCATCCCGCTGCGGGCCGGCTACAACACTGACGGACGGGGATTTCTGCTCACCCATTCCGTGAAGCGAACGGGCGAAATCCGCCGGGTACACCAGATCGATTATTATCTGGAGATGCTCAGGGCGCTGGGGTTCCATCCGGCGGGACGGGAGGTGATCCTGTCCCTTGGCGAAGAATACGACGACCGTGCCCGCGATATTCTCTCCGCCCATCATATTTCACCGGACACCCCCTGCATCGGGGCCGCCCCGGGGGCCGCCTACGGTCCGGCCAAGATGTGGTTTCCCGACCGGTTCGCACAGGCGGCACAACGACTCGCCGCAGAACAGGGGGCCGCCATCCTCATCTTCGGAAGCGATGGTGACCGGGAACGGGCGGAGATGGTCGAAAAAGAGGTCCGGCGGGGCACCGTTATCAATCTGGCGGGAAAGACGAACCTGAAAGAAGCCGTCGCCCTGATAGCCCGCTGCATGCTCTTTCTTTCCAATGATTCGGGATTGATGCACCTCGCAGGCGCCCTGGGGATACCTCTGGTGGCCGTCTTCGGCTCGACGAACCCCGTCACGACATCACCAGTGGGAAAGCACAGCGTCGTCATTTACAAGAATGCCGATTGCAGTCCCTGCCTGAAAAAGACCTGCCCCACCGATTTCCGGTGCATGGACATGGTCACTGTGGAAGACGTCTATCGAGCGGCGCGCCGGCTCCTCGAAGAAGCGGACAGGGGAAAAACCCGCAGCGGCGCGGAGGGAGAGAACATATGCCAGTAA
- a CDS encoding OmpH family outer membrane protein, translating to MKKTLFFSVMILISLAVCLQPVYAASKVGYINVRKIVSDSNIGKEARRDFDTLRQEKELIVQKSLLEINRLKDEINNNKDSMGTETRQEKLNTLQDMVKEHKRLVADIKEEIKEKDQELVAKILQQADTVLKKVAQKGKYTMIIKDPNAVGFLDPEVDITDEVIKELNKQ from the coding sequence ATGAAGAAGACGCTCTTTTTTTCGGTTATGATCCTGATTTCCCTGGCGGTGTGCCTTCAGCCCGTATATGCCGCCTCTAAGGTGGGCTATATCAACGTGAGAAAGATCGTCAGCGACTCCAACATCGGAAAGGAAGCCAGGCGGGATTTCGATACGCTCCGGCAGGAAAAAGAACTGATCGTTCAGAAAAGCCTGCTCGAGATCAACCGGCTCAAGGATGAGATCAACAATAACAAGGATTCCATGGGCACCGAGACGCGGCAGGAAAAACTGAACACGCTCCAGGACATGGTGAAGGAGCATAAGCGCCTCGTAGCGGATATCAAGGAAGAGATCAAGGAAAAGGACCAGGAACTGGTGGCGAAGATCCTTCAGCAGGCCGACACCGTGTTGAAAAAAGTGGCCCAGAAAGGGAAATACACCATGATCATCAAGGACCCGAACGCTGTGGGCTTTCTGGACCCCGAGGTGGATATCACCGATGAGGTGATCAAGGAGTTGAATAAGCAGTAA
- the waaF gene encoding lipopolysaccharide heptosyltransferase II has product MNILIVKLSAIGDVVHTLPSLSAIRDRYPRAHITWVIEEASADLIANHPALDRVLVSRRKGWLRELQRSGKTRPALAEMAEFIRGLRDRSYDVVIDFHGLFKSALIVALSGGKRKIGYDSMQELSGLFLNEKVPEDMSKHAVDRYLDLARHLGADPNRVEFTIAVDNDNRLRVSKLLEAHDINITAPFIAVNPVAFWETKLWEDEKFARLCDRIGEELDIPVIITGGGGEKRLERIAGMTRGPCVNLQGKTTLRDLAYLYQKARLVVTTDSGPMHVAAAMGTPVVALFGPTDPVRTGPYGEGHRVIRKNLPCSPCFLKTCKTMQCMKEISVDEVFQAVVEKIGNRDS; this is encoded by the coding sequence ATGAACATCCTCATCGTCAAACTGAGCGCCATCGGCGACGTGGTGCACACCCTGCCTTCACTTTCGGCCATTCGAGATCGATATCCCCGGGCGCATATAACCTGGGTCATCGAAGAGGCATCGGCGGACCTGATCGCGAACCACCCCGCCCTCGACCGGGTACTTGTCTCCCGCCGGAAGGGGTGGCTCCGGGAACTGCAAAGATCCGGCAAAACTAGACCGGCTCTTGCGGAAATGGCAGAGTTCATCAGAGGGTTGCGAGACCGTTCCTACGATGTGGTCATTGATTTCCACGGCCTGTTCAAGAGCGCCCTTATCGTCGCCCTCAGCGGCGGAAAACGGAAGATCGGTTACGACAGCATGCAGGAGCTGAGCGGCCTTTTTCTGAACGAGAAGGTCCCCGAAGACATGAGCAAGCACGCCGTGGACCGCTATCTTGATCTTGCCCGGCATCTCGGGGCCGACCCGAACCGGGTTGAATTCACCATTGCCGTTGATAATGATAACCGGCTCCGGGTCAGCAAGCTCCTGGAAGCTCACGATATCAACATCACCGCGCCCTTCATCGCCGTCAATCCCGTGGCCTTCTGGGAGACAAAACTCTGGGAGGATGAAAAGTTCGCCCGTCTCTGCGACAGGATCGGAGAGGAACTGGATATCCCGGTCATCATCACGGGAGGCGGCGGCGAAAAGCGACTGGAACGCATAGCGGGGATGACACGCGGGCCCTGTGTCAATCTCCAGGGTAAAACGACCCTTCGCGACCTCGCATATCTCTATCAGAAAGCCCGGTTGGTGGTGACCACCGACTCTGGGCCCATGCATGTCGCCGCCGCAATGGGAACACCGGTGGTGGCCCTCTTCGGCCCCACGGACCCGGTACGGACGGGGCCCTACGGTGAAGGGCACCGCGTCATCAGAAAAAACCTTCCCTGCAGCCCCTGTTTCCTGAAGACCTGCAAAACCATGCAGTGCATGAAGGAGATCAGCGTGGACGAGGTCTTTCAGGCGGTCGTGGAGAAAATCGGGAATCGGGATTCGTGA